Genomic segment of Vulpes lagopus strain Blue_001 chromosome 7, ASM1834538v1, whole genome shotgun sequence:
aggaaggaaaggacTAGTAGGGAAAGGGAAATGATCAAGGGTGATAAAGAGCGGTATCAGTGCAGAGGCAAGgtacttttttgtcttttctttttattaatgtgaAGTGTCATGTAAAACCCAGATAGAATGGACtggaatgtaaaaaaaacccaaacattcaGCGTCTTGTTTATACCTAGATGATCTATAATCTTTTCCAAGAGACTTTAAGAGAGCTTAAAAAGGGAGCTTAATTTCTGCATCTTCCAGATCTTCATGGGCTTTAATATATGAGAAGAGTTTCGCCTGGGAATAATATTTAGCAACATTTACGTACTCACGAAGGTAGGGGTCTCAGTGAGGAGTGAGACTGTGCTGTGCATGTGTCGGTGTTTAAATAAGGTGGCTCATTTTGTGTGACTTGTAAACTGGTACTTAAATATAATCAGAATGGGTACTTCCAATGCTTTCAACAGTGTCATCATTTTTTTGAGACAAGTGTATGGACCTCCATGCTATTCGCTGGAAAGGAAGGAGTTTATTTAGACCCAGAACAAAgtcatttatttgcttctttcaaTATCCCTCCTCTTCTTACACTGAAGATCATTACTGGTTTTTATTGTACaagcatgttttctttctttcttttttttttttttaagattacttatttattcatgaggtggggggagagagagaaagagagaaagagaggcagagacacaggcagagagagaagcaggctccatgcagggagcccgatgtgggactcgatcccgggaccctgggatcacgccaggctgaaggcgacgctaaactgctgagccaccagggctgccctagacatGTTTTCTTTGCTTCACTTATCTGGTTTACTTTTTAGTCTATGCCCCATTTAGTCAGTGTTCACTCATATTTTTCGTTGCACAGTACTTTCAAATCTGTACTGAAAAACTTCTATGCCAAGCATAGGAGAACGAACTGAAATTCAGGTATGAAATACGTTTatcttgttttcaatttcactCTTTTCTAAATTTCGTTGTAGAATAATCACCTTTTTATGTAGATCAAACCTGTTCCCCCTCCCTTTAGAACCATAGATAAGGCTTGTGATCACTTGTAGCAAAATTGtgtttataatagtgaaaataaGTTTGAAAGTCTTTTCCTAACTGAACACGATGCTCGatccatttctttatgtcctcaGATGAATTGAACACAATTATAATATTAGAATAACTACAggtgcaaaaaaaagaaaagggaaatgaaaggaGGAAACCTCACCGTTTGGAGCTTTTTTTTCCTGGAGGGTTTTTCTAGATACCCGAAGTTAGAGATTGTTCTCTTCGTCTTCAGCCTTGTGATGTATCTGATAACTCTCTTGGGCAACAGCACTCTGATCTTGATCACTGTCCTAGATTCACGCCTCCAAACCCCCATGTACTTTTTCCTTGGAAATCTGTCTTTCATGGATATCTGTTACACATCTGCATCGATTCCCACTTTGCTGGTGAACTTGCTCTCATCCCAGAAAACCATTGTCTTTTCTGGGTGCATGGTACAGATGTATTTGTCCCTCGCCATGGGCTCCACAGAGTGCGTGCTCCTGGCTGTGATGGCATATGACCGTTACGTGGCCATTTGCCACCCACTGAGATACCCCATCATCATGAACAGGCAGGTCTGTGTGCAGATGGCCACTGTCTCCTGGGTGACGGGGTGTGCGACCGCCCTGCTGGAAACCAGTTTCGCCCTGCGGGTGCCCCTCTGTAGGAATCTCATCGATCACTTCACGTGTGAAATCCTGGCCGTGCTGAAGTTAGCTTGCACAAGTTCACTGCTCATGGACATGATCATGCTGGTGGTCAGCGTGCTCCTCCTGCCTATTCCGATGCTCTTGATTTGCATCTCTTATGTCTTCATCCTTTCCACTATTCTGAGAATCAGCTCAGCAGAGGGAAGAAACAAAGCTTTTTCCACCTGTGGTGCCCACCTGACTGTGGTGATCTTGTATTTTGGGGCCGCCCTGTCTATGTACCTAAAGCCTTCTTCATCAAGTTCACAAGAAGTAGATAAGATCATCTCGCTGCTTTATGGAGTGCTGACCCCAATGTTGAACCCCATAATTTacagtttaagaaacaaagaagtcAAAGGTGCCGTGAGAAAAGTACTGGGCCAGACACCATTGTATCAAACACATGAAAATCTCTGACCAGATGCCAGCAGTTTTGTCAGAGGTGTGCTCCTGACCCAATTCACCACAGAAAGTCTACACAGTGTCCCCATCCTTCGCACACTGGTTTCACCCTTAGCCGTGTAATTTTACAGTTGTGAGATATGTGAACACCGAAGTGATTGCCCATGGACAATAGTGGGTTCCAGTTTGCATTTGGTGATATTTCCTGTCTTTTGCGTTCCATGGTTGGAGAAGTTTTGGGCTGTAGCATCCTCACCCACTTGGCCCTGAAGGAAACTTGGATGAACTTAGTCAGTGAATGTTGGCTCCAGAGGAAATTTGTGTATGTTCCCTGCCTTTGGTCGTTTCTAGAATGAGGTGGGAGCATAAGGAACAAAGGAACACATAATAGAGATTGGCCTTGATTATGCATAATAGAGAacattcaagaaaaatgaaaagactcGCTGACCCATCACACAGTTGCAGAACTGGAACCGCAACTCTCACCCTTGTGTCTTTGTGGGACTTGCCTCACTGTGGTGGTTCCCTGATTATCCTTCCTCATTCAAAACTCCTGAGTCAAGCTCCTGGCTTTCTGGACTGAAGCATCTAGTACCTATTTGAGTTGCTCACCTGCCAACCTTGTTTTTCTAAGCACATAGGTACTTGCATAAATTGTATCTGTTTCTTTGCCTGTATACCACCCATGTGCCAAGTCTCTGTTTTCCTTATTAGATGATTGACTTTACAAGGGCAAGGAAACCCGTTATATCATATCTTTCATGCTTCCAGCAGTCATCTGATAAACTAACAACATTTACCAGCCTTAAACTAAGGCTGAGAAGTAAGTACCACCTGTGACAACAATGAAGGAACAACAGAGGGCAATGAGGTGTCTATCCAATGGCTACAGAAGATGAGATTTATATTCATTGCTTTAAGActtttattcatataaaaatattgcttgttaaaaatgtagaCCCTCGGCCTCTGCTCTCTGATATTCTGATTTAGTAGCTCTGGGAGTAGGGTCCTGATAGTCTGCATTTAAAATAGATCCGGAGAAATTCTGGTAGAGATTTTGAGATGACCATCCTTGGGGAAACGTTGTTTCCAGCAAAAAT
This window contains:
- the LOC121495855 gene encoding olfactory receptor 2K2 — protein: MKGGNLTVWSFFFLEGFSRYPKLEIVLFVFSLVMYLITLLGNSTLILITVLDSRLQTPMYFFLGNLSFMDICYTSASIPTLLVNLLSSQKTIVFSGCMVQMYLSLAMGSTECVLLAVMAYDRYVAICHPLRYPIIMNRQVCVQMATVSWVTGCATALLETSFALRVPLCRNLIDHFTCEILAVLKLACTSSLLMDMIMLVVSVLLLPIPMLLICISYVFILSTILRISSAEGRNKAFSTCGAHLTVVILYFGAALSMYLKPSSSSSQEVDKIISLLYGVLTPMLNPIIYSLRNKEVKGAVRKVLGQTPLYQTHENL